Proteins co-encoded in one Neofelis nebulosa isolate mNeoNeb1 chromosome 2, mNeoNeb1.pri, whole genome shotgun sequence genomic window:
- the MAGOH gene encoding protein mago nashi homolog, whose amino-acid sequence MESDFYLRYYVGHKGKFGHEFLEFEFRPDGKLRYANNSNYKNDVMIRKEAYVHKSVMEELKRIIDDSEITKEDDALWPPPDRVGRQELEIVIGDEHISFTTSKIGSLIDVNQSKDPEGLRVFYYLVQDLKCLVFSLIGLHFKIKPI is encoded by the exons ATGGAGAGTGACTTTTATCTGCGTTACTACGTGGGTCACAAGGGCAAGTTCGGCCACGAGTTCCTGGAGTTTGAGTTCCGACCAGACG GGAAATTGAGATATGCCAACAACAGCAATTACAAAAATGACGTCATGATCAGAAAAGAG GCTTATGTACATAAAAGTGTAATGGAGGAACTGAAGAGAATAATTGATGACAGTGAAATTACCAAAGAGGATGATGCTTTGTGGCCTCCTCCTGACAGAGTAGGCCGGCAG gaGCTTGAAATTGTCATTGGAGATGAACACATTTCTTTCACAACATCAAAAATTGGTTCTCTTATCGATGTCAATCAATCCAA ggatccagAAGGCCTACGAGTATTTTATTATCTTGTCCAGGACCTAAAGTGTTTGGTCTTCAGTCTTATTGGATTACACTTCAAGATTAAACCAATCTAG